CTGAACAACACAACTGATAATCCATTAACTGCAACATGTTCAAACAAACGTCTACACCATTTATTGAGACGTTTACACGAGCTATCAATCTCATCATCTGTATTCGCAATTTCTACATGTGCAAGAGTAAAGAAGTTCTCCAGCATAATTTCACAAGTTCGTCGAACAACATCCTTCGCTGAGTTCTGCACCTCACATTTAAGCTGTTTAGTACAAGCATCTTCATTGCCTATATTTGATTTCAAAAGTGAGTCAGATATATAATTCGAGTACTTCTGAATTATTTCACCACAGCCGATAATTGATGCTGAAAAGAGAAGAGGAATACCTTTTATCTGACTATCAGTAAATAAGAATAggtgattattattaaaaatagtaacactgctactactactacatacaAATTCTTTCAAAATACTTTATAATTGCATTTTATGAAGGAATATCTATTTTAAATTCAAATACACACCTCATTTCCTATAGGATGTCTTTCTCACAGcatcacaaatttttgtttaattcaaaTAAGAACTGGTTTTGAAGTACTTGTAAAACATTATCAATACTGCCACAATAAACAAATGTGAATCATGGTTAACTGATCATCCACAAAAAAGAATGCAGAAACCAGCTACCTTAAAAATATGTGAAAAAGTACTTAACAATGTAACACAAGAGTCTCCAAGCTAATGCCATATTTGTCTCACTGCAAGATAAAATTCAAGATGATCAGCCCTCCAATCACAATTCTAAACACATTTTGTCAAATTATTGTGTGACCAGATTTCCACACATGTTGATAGATCAACTGGTCAAATGGCAAAGCCCTGTATGGGAAAACTTCAGAATGATGTTGCACTTCCATTGTTGGAAAGAGGAACTCCACAGCCAAGTTGCTCTATGAATAtaacctctctctctcccccccccccccccttagtgggGAGGGGTACATGTTATGCCGTGGTGTCTTCCACACAGGAAGCTTAAGTTGCTGCTTCATCGATGATCTCATTTTCATGAATTTCCACTAGATCTGGTATGCAGCAGTCTGCCATTCCTTCCCTATCTATGTAGGGGGAAAAAGGAATTCACAGTGTATTTCTTTAACGACACTGCAATTAGGGAACTTTTGAACATGTATCACATATGCTCCGATGACTTCAGTataataatgaaaatttattttggaaGTTATCTTGAGGGCATATTCAGGAAGTCTGACAAAATTTTTAGCCTATTTAAAAACATCAATCTACACTGCAGCACAACTGTTGTACACAGTAAAAGCAACAAAACATGTAGGTTGGGATACAGTTCTGTTTACACTTCAACAGATTCAACATAATTCTGAACTTTTTTAATCTCATCGTGCTTTCAGCTGTTCAAGGTTTTATTTTAGGATTGCAGTTTGGGCACTAAGCCATTCCCAAGAATAATTTTTtgaaatctacatttacattaGGCAGAAATCTATAATAATTCTGAATCTAACATTTTGTTCTTTCCCTCTATGAATCACCAAACCCAGAACTTTATTCACAAATGGGCAACAATGAGCTAGGACCAGCACAGAAGCTCTCAGTTtttgaaagagaaagaaaaatatccACCAGAATTTTTCTGAAATGTACCCAGCAAGTATTTCACagatgtttttttaaatttatgattgaCGTTGAAATCTATTATTCAATTACAGATTGTTGACACAGACCACAACGAGCCACTAATAATTATTTTTGACAGATTGAAATGTCCCTCATCAATCTTTATTTTAAAACTCAAGAGAGTTGTGCAATATGTTGACTAACAACAGAAAATTATTACCCCATGAAAATGGATTCTGAAGACCTGATTAGTGGTTTGGTTGGTGTACTCCACAAGCTGGAGTTTGATGTGCAATAAAAGGTATAAAGTGCACCAGTATTCTTTTCCCATTCTTATTCAATTTTCCACTGGAATGGCAGGCAGAAATATTTTTGGCATGCCACCACATAagtttaaatttataattttgcagcCATTGTTGTATAAGCTGTAGGCAGAACACTAATTCTTGAAATACATGCTACTAGAATTGAAGAGAGTAAGGCTCTCAATTAAGCACTATGTCTTTCCTGCAGCATCTCCCAGCAGAATTAGTTGAGCATACTTTGTGAAACTCATGCACTGATTGTGAATGGATCACTATTCCTCATCCGATTTTGGATTTTGCTTTGAAAGTGAAAGTATCTTCTTCACAAAATGTGGAATTACAATGAagcaacaacaataatattttacCTGTTTTGTCTACACGAGTTACATGGCTGAACAGACTGGCAGCATATTGATTGGATGCATGATGGCTAATATTAACGCCTAATTCTTGTGCCTGTGAGTTTGTGGAAGAGCTATTTTCTTGTCGCTGGCTCTCAGCTCTTAAGCATCCAGCATGTATGACGTCGCCAAATTCTATACCTAACAACAGATACCACATCAAACTTTTATCAAAGGGagatagaatttttttaaaatgttaaggTACATTGACCTCACTAATAACAACACTGTTGTTTCAAAGGTGATAGCAAGCCTTCATAATTTGAGGCAAAATGCACTAAAAATTTCAGTCACAATGTACACCGATCAGccgcaacattatgaccactgacctactatcaatataaaaccattcaggtgatagcagcgtcacccggTGAgcgatgactgctagtcagatgcatgcacagtgcatgtagagagagagagtgtgtgtgtgtgtgtgtgtgtgtgtgtgtgtgtgtgtgtgtgcccctgtgtgtgtgtgtgtgtgtgtgtgtgtgtgtgtgtgtgtgtgtgtggtggcgcgtgcattgtccttagcataagttagtttaagtaatgtccaagtctaggggccgatgaccttggcagtttagtcccttaggaattcacacacatttgaacacccccctcccccctttttattGGCCCAGTCTCCGCATAAGCATTTCAGAAACAGCATGACTTGTCAGgtatttgaggagtgctgtggtgagtgtcttgaaCATGTGGTgacaccaaggtgaaaccacatccagacattgTGGGATCAGttggccacacctcattacagatgtcagacatcgtAGGCCGGGAATATTGGTAAAACAGgaaggtggcgaactgtggcggaactaacatccaaCTTTAATTCTGAGCAGAATACAAGTGTGTGTGAAAACACAGTGCATTGAACACACCTAATAATGGGCCTTCACAGCCGACGATGCATGCACATGCCAACATTGGCATCTATGACTGAAATGGCCAGCTGGTCACTGGcagtggacgttggtgcagtggcagagcactgcaggGTCTtacgaatcccaataccttcttcaccatgctgatgggagggtgcaAATCTGTAAtcttcaggggaacagctcctcgacatctgtactgcgggacgaagacaagctggcAGCACCTCCAttctgctctggggaacattcaagagggcatccatgggtccagtggagtttaTGCAATGCTTAATGATGACCAAagtgtatcatacactggttgcagaccacaaacatcccttcatgatgatcatgtttccagaCAGCAGTTGCATTTTCCAATGTGCCATGTCAGAAGGCCAGGAGAGTGAGGGactggttccaggaacacagtggtgagttacaATTTATGTGGTGGCCACCTCAACTCACCAAATCTGAAcccaatcaaacacatctgggatgtgattgaacatggcgctGTCTCATGGTCCTCcttcccggaatttatgggaattaggcagtgtgtgtgtgtgtgtgtgtgtgatgctaactccctccagtgacctacgaaggcctcattgTTTTCATGCCATGATGCACTGCCActtttatccgtgccaaagttggacatactggctatgggtagatggtcataatgttctggctgctcagtgtatCAATGTGGTTAACTAAATACACATATACCaattattgttatttctatgcATGACATAAACAGCTGAATGATTGAGGAGTATACATTAGATGGGTCCATAATAATGTAGgcttcttaatattcatacactGAATTGAATATTATGATACCTGTGGGTGAGTGGCTGAGTGTACAAAAGTGGGGAAATGAAAAACAAAGAGTAATGTCTATAAACTGTTAAAAGTAGCAATTAAATTCATACAACACTGTATTTCAACACTGAATTGAAATATAAACAAACCTTGCGCCAATTTTAGTTGTGTAAGTTTCATACATGCTTGGCTGTCTTCTATAGAAGAATGTCCTTGACTGTTAATCTGTATTTCCTCTCCCAGAAACCTCTCAGATAGATGTTGGAGTTTGCTTTTTCGGGATCTAGTACCCGTGAGGTTAAAAATTACACTGGTATCAATTATATATGGATGAAGCATCTGAAATGATAGGTGGTGAATTAATGTACAACCTTTTTTTCCCTTAcaaggaatataaaattaattgacctTTTCCAAATTTGCCTGATAAGTGCTTTCCAGGTTCTCAATAGCCCAATGAGAATGGGCACCTATTCCTTGACATGCATAGAGTGTTTACTAGATACTAGAATCCAACCCATGAATGATGGTAGTTTGCACTAGTCAAGACAAGGACAAGGACTGCATTGTTCTGTTTCCAAGTGACAGTGGTGGTATGTGCATAAACAATCTTAGTGCCTGATGGAAGTTGTGTGTGTCCCGCAAATTATGTCTCTTTCTTGCCTGTGCAGAATTTGTCATTCACCACCACCATCAGCCATAACAATTGCAGCCagaggaataaaaattcactaaataactcgctatGGTTACATATAATGCACGCATTGCATATAAAATCCACAGCAGAGCACTCAGATACTACTGAATGATCAATGACTGTTGTAGAAAGTGTCATGTGGTACGCAGAACAAGCGTAAACTCTACCATTATTATTCATGACTCCAACTATAGCAGAGTAAACCATGCAGTGTCAAAGGGCTATGACTGTGCAGGTACCCTCCTCCAATGGACTGGGTACCACATGGAAGATTGACCAGAACTGGGTGTCAGGATAATATAACCTTCAGGTACCCAAGTACCACACAGAGTCCTTCCCTGCGTAATCCACACTTTCGAGAATTTGAGGAAGAATGAGTAAAACCTGGGGAGTGTCCAAAATAAAAAGATAGGAAGTAATGTAAGGGGATCACGAGAATAAGTCAAGTTAAAAACCTATGTGAAAACCAGGACAATGAGCAAAAATCAAGTGATAGTGGGAAGGAGGAGGCAGGgaagtaaaaatgaagaagaagaagaagaagaagaagaaaaaggacagGAATTGCCATACAGTAAAGGAGTACTGCAATTGCTCAGTACCCATGCACGCCATGTGCATACTCATTAAAGTGTTGTGGGCCTGCGGTCGATTAAATTTTCCTTTCAACACAAATAACTCCCCAAATATTCTatactattttcgtaaacagactGGTTTTTCTTATGACAATGGAATAAGAGATTTCACCATCAGTGACTGAATGAACTTATTATAAACTAACATTTACTTACCTTAAGAGCATGGAGGTCATTGTTAAGAGACTGTCCAACCAAAATGGCATCTGGAGGAATCAGTTGCCTCAGTTTTTCTTGAACATCTGCTAGACGTACAGTCACATTTGAAAGTGTCTTTTTTGATACACCAGAATATCTTGTtaaataatttgttatgtgattatAAGGCTTCACATAAGTATCATACAACACCTGTTTATAAAGGTTCAATGTTATATATTATAGACAGCTTCAACAGTACTATTATGTACACAAAATGAGAAATGGTTGATTTACATTTGTTGAAAAACAAATCCAAATTACTGGACATGTTCACTGATGAAGACAAATCTTTGTCACAAAATGTGAATCAAAAAATTAGATTGACATTTCCATAACAACTGCAGATAGCTGCATGTAAAACAGGGCAATTTGTGGTCACAGCTGTGAAAAACAACACTGTCACATAGTACATGCAAAACTAGTTCTATTAACTGTCGTTAACATGATATGGATTCTAATGTGCTAGTACAGCTAGATATGAAGAGGATGGAAAAGATGCAAAAGCGCGTCTGGACAGACAGTATGTAAGAAATGCCCACAAAGGGAAAGGGTCTGGGTTTTACCTCCAGTCTGGAGATAGTTTTAATCTGTATGACTTATCTCCTAATAAATAAaagattaattttgaaaatttatgaTCAACACTGGGCACTGAAAAGCAGAGAGGCTGCCTATATAACTTATTCACATTTTTACCATACAGTAGTCTTAAAACATTTAATAATGAACATTTACGATATTTTTCTGAATAATGAACATataccatatttttctcagaatgatttTAAAAGTTGTTGATTGTGAAATCTAACATGTCTGGCTCCTCGAATTACCTCATCAGCACATCCTGGCACCTGTGATAGATGCCTGCTGGCCACTGCGCAATTTATCTGCAACATCCATTTCTCCATTATCAAACTACTTCACACAACACTGTACATTGCTAATGCCTGTTAAAGTGTCCTTATATACTTCCTTAATTCATGAGGTTCAAACAGCTTTAAAATCATGGGTCTTCTGAAGCAAAAACCTGACATTTTCCAAACTGGTTTTGATGCCTAGTTCAACAACAGCACAAATGTGCACAATGCATGGTGATTATGATGAATAATAGTGTTGTGTAGAGGACAGTTCAGGCTATGATCTGTACGAGTTCTGATGTGTTatgttcattattaaattttttatgacacAGGAGGCGTTACTTTTTGATCCATTTACATTATAACAAAATTTGATTCGCTGTATTTCAGCTATCAGCTATGTGAATGAAATCTGTTAATAATTTTATCTTTTAACAGGAAGTTCCTGAATGTAAAACATTGATGATTCAACAAACAAAAGCCTATTACCAAAAATGTTGAATTCTAGGCATGTGATGCCCATGCTCTTTTGAACAACATAAAACAGTGTCTGGAAACTATCTTATACTAGCTCTAACTTTTTATGTATTATTAGCAATATAAGTTGTTGACAGAAAAACTCAGCAAGCTATATACTATTCATACAATCTGCACTGTAACAAATGGATGTTAATACCAGCAATATTGcattgtaaatattaaaaaataaacttaTACTAATAATAGACATTTGATCATATTCATAAATGTTTTAATCAAGCGAACTTGAAAAGTGCTatatcaatataaataaaaaacttggcATAAAGAAACAGAAAAGTAGATGCTGCATGCATCATTTGTGCATTTTCACTTTCAACACTGCTGACTGCTCACATCCCAAAAaattcctattttttaaaataatatggtGAGAAATGAAGCAAAACACAAAGGTCCCAAAGAGTTTAAAATGGTTGCACTATATACACTTTTTGATGCCTTTGGAATGTTGCTGATAATGTCAGTTCCAGTTAGGTGCTTGCTGACTTTTTTTATCAACAATTTACACTGCGAACAGTGCACATAAAAAGGTTTAGCTAGTATAAGGTAGGttctgaacatttcatttcatgacacATTTGAAAGAGTGAGTTTTGCATTCCGCGAGTCCAAACCTCCAGATAATAAGCTTTTGTTTGTTAAGGCATCAACAACAACACACTGAAACATCACATAGTATAAAATGCACTTTTATGTCTCTTGCTCCCAGACTAAATAATGAACTACAGGAACACCTTAACAGAATGTTCTATAAATATTTTGTAGTCTCATAAATATAAATACTGGACCGTATTACACTGAAAAGTGTAGAGATATATGTTTGAAAATCTTTTCCATCGCAATGTACTCACCTTTAACTCTTCGTCCACAAGTGATATCCTTGTTAGTTCCATCCCTTCATTTGTTTGGCACATTTCACAGTCTAATGCATACATTGGTGATAAAGGGGTTACTTCCTGGTACACGTCTTTTGTATACACATAGTCTAAATATCTGCACAACACAGAAATATGACTGAGTAGACAAAAATTATAGTATGAAGCAAACTGGTTTAAGTCACTTGTTTTGTTAAAACATTCTTATTAAATATGGATAAGTAAGAAGAAAATGTCTCATGCATTCCATCTACATATACTTCCTCCTCCTGAAAAACACAAACTTGTGTGCGTGGATTATGCTTGCTTgtttgaatgaatggtgtgtgtttctctttctttttctgaggaAGGCTGCGACCAAACGTTTATGTTTAAGtgtctttaattgtgcctgtcggCAACTTAGCATGtcctctttatggtaagtagcaatctgttttttcctacattgttgatattccaaactACTAACAGTTCATCATGTTTCATTTTAAATTAATCTTTTGATTTGGTCACTCATAGGTAAGTAGTCAGTACATCACATTTATGAGACAAGTAACGtctaaatatatgacataaaataaaagagttatgtgtgtgtgtgtgtgtgtgtgtgtgtgtgtgtgtgtgtgtgtgtgtgtgagagagagagagagagagagaggggggggggggggggggaggagggccgTGGCAGAGAGAATATGTGGTTATGAAGGATCCAGAACAGGACACGAGATGCAGTGGAAGAAATGGAAAGTGTCTCAGGTGTGAACAAGACCAGGACAGGCTTAGGGTGCAAAGCAACTGTTCACTAGGTTCAATAGAAGAGCACTTGTTACTAATGTGTGTGATTGTTAGCCACACAATTTAAAATGGATGTATGTAAATAATATCAGACCTTAGAATCCATTTAAAGTAATCTTAAGACTATGATCGATCGGTTTGACATTGGTCTTACCATGTACTGGACCCGTAACAGGTTGAACCaacagaagagaaagagaagatccaagaaAGGGTGGTGCATTTCACCACCAATTCATTTGATCAGCACGAGTGTGTTGTGGAAATGTTCCAGTGGCATATGCTACAAGAAAGGCATTGTACATCAAGGAGAGTTTATTGTTTCATAAGTTCCAAgagtgtacattcctagaagagtcaattaTCAAATTGCTCCTACATATATCTCTCAAAAATTCCAAGAAAGACTGGAGCACATACAGAAGTATATTAACAGTCATTTTGCCCACACAGCTCTGGTACCTCTATCACACAAAAATATGGCTTTATAAGTGAAGATATACAGTGGGGAGTTTGCATGGCACACACCTAAAGTGAGACATATGACTAGTTTTATAAGGTGGCATTGCAGATGCAATTTGTTCTATAGAAGGGCGTAGCTCCACATTATGGCAACAGACTGCAGTATGGCTGGGATGGGGGCGGGGATTTTCTAACAAATTTATGGCCATTAGTGGCAAGAACATGCATTTCTCAATGAATGTTGATTATGAAATATGTTGTATGTCATGGACTAATCTATTGGTAAATGTCTTGCTGTTCATAGCTAGTGCAAGCTTTCCATTCCACATCATACTGGTTAGAACACAGGAAGAGACTGTCTCACTGAAATAAAGATCAATAATGATGAAATAACTCAGATGGCCAAGAATGAGGGGCGGAAACTGTTATTCTTCAATGAAGGAACCATTATGACATTTGATGACAGTGGTTTAAAGGTACTACGAAAACCCAAATAAATACAACTTGAGGATCTGATGCATTGTAGCATCGACCAGGTTAATATtttatactgtctcaaatatttaatatcCAGTTATCTCTAtagaatacattttttaaaaaattctatctATCTTTAGTCTTATAATGAAGTCGTTTGGCACTTATGCCAGTTTTCTTCCTGCCATTTGATTCTCACCTGTTGCCATTCTCCCCCTTTATACATAAAGGGTATCCATTTTCAAGGAGTTGTGAAACAGATAGCAGAAGATGTGTACGTGGAAATTTGTCAGCTGGATGGAGGTGTTCCTGAGATTCTTTACTTGCTTCAGGAACAACAATAGGAAAGAAAGCTCTCATTACTTTATACACTTTACCACTACTAACAGCAGATTCCATGCTACCATATTCTGAAATATAAAAAGCAATTTTCCATTAGTTATAATAACTAAAGCTGCCATAAACAACTCTAATATtgtaacaaaaaaattagaattttttacCTACTTGCAGCAAGGGAGCTTTTCTGGACACCTGTAAGTGGTACAGCTGCAATATCCTGTACAAGACAGCTTCTGTAGGCAGCAGGTGTAACAACTTCCACCTTTATTGGATACAAACTGGCCAAATCAGAGAGTTTGTCTTCATTTTTAACGAAATCATTCACTGAAAAGCcatcaaccaccagcaatactACATGACTCAAACGGTTGTATTTTTCCAGATGACACCACCTGTACTTGTGAGAATTAAGTTCTTTTCAATTAATCTTGCTACACCAGcaaaagaagtagtagtagtagtagtagtagtagtagtagtactacaaATGGAGGACAAAACACTATCTATAAAACTTCAATGAAAGATATCTAAGTATGGAGGGACATTTGAATTTAGGGAAGATGCCAAGAAACATATTACGagataatttttctttta
This genomic interval from Schistocerca cancellata isolate TAMUIC-IGC-003103 chromosome 3, iqSchCanc2.1, whole genome shotgun sequence contains the following:
- the LOC126175343 gene encoding uncharacterized protein LOC126175343 isoform X1; translated protein: MKTDGAVPNSELKYIDKKIKRKQNKLRKMSALLEITRLNDKDREAGALKQRKREADAIEDSFSEWQETGQIKSSKRLKVEVTEEQSKTVKDIENLAAEASNSEPSNQRKEGINDSMSDSSHRLSRTGEKFLTGEEFKKLKEELKERKRLINRTPKFRLKDAGEKSSLKTSEQDRTPIFLSDVQHLLLYSALGHHSPYWPSRWCHLEKYNRLSHVVLLVVDGFSVNDFVKNEDKLSDLASLYPIKVEVVTPAAYRSCLVQDIAAVPLTGVQKSSLAAKYGSMESAVSSGKVYKVMRAFFPIVVPEASKESQEHLHPADKFPRTHLLLSVSQLLENGYPLCIKGENGNRYLDYVYTKDVYQEVTPLSPMYALDCEMCQTNEGMELTRISLVDEELKVLYDTYVKPYNHITNYLTRYSGVSKKTLSNVTVRLADVQEKLRQLIPPDAILVGQSLNNDLHALKMLHPYIIDTSVIFNLTGTRSRKSKLQHLSERFLGEEIQINSQGHSSIEDSQACMKLTQLKLAQGIEFGDVIHAGCLRAESQRQENSSSTNSQAQELGVNISHHASNQYAASLFSHVTRVDKTASIIGCGEIIQKYSNYISDSLLKSNIGNEDACTKQLKCEVQNSAKDVVRRTCEIMLENFFTLAHVEIANTDDEIDSSCKRLNKWCRRLFEHVAVNGLSVVLFSGKSSGPNGACFISLKNPFTRIKTC
- the LOC126175343 gene encoding RNA exonuclease 5 isoform X2, giving the protein MSDSSHRLSRTGEKFLTGEEFKKLKEELKERKRLINRTPKFRLKDAGEKSSLKTSEQDRTPIFLSDVQHLLLYSALGHHSPYWPSRWCHLEKYNRLSHVVLLVVDGFSVNDFVKNEDKLSDLASLYPIKVEVVTPAAYRSCLVQDIAAVPLTGVQKSSLAAKYGSMESAVSSGKVYKVMRAFFPIVVPEASKESQEHLHPADKFPRTHLLLSVSQLLENGYPLCIKGENGNRYLDYVYTKDVYQEVTPLSPMYALDCEMCQTNEGMELTRISLVDEELKVLYDTYVKPYNHITNYLTRYSGVSKKTLSNVTVRLADVQEKLRQLIPPDAILVGQSLNNDLHALKMLHPYIIDTSVIFNLTGTRSRKSKLQHLSERFLGEEIQINSQGHSSIEDSQACMKLTQLKLAQGIEFGDVIHAGCLRAESQRQENSSSTNSQAQELGVNISHHASNQYAASLFSHVTRVDKTASIIGCGEIIQKYSNYISDSLLKSNIGNEDACTKQLKCEVQNSAKDVVRRTCEIMLENFFTLAHVEIANTDDEIDSSCKRLNKWCRRLFEHVAVNGLSVVLFSGKSSGPNGACFISLKNPFTRIKTC